One region of Xyrauchen texanus isolate HMW12.3.18 chromosome 11, RBS_HiC_50CHRs, whole genome shotgun sequence genomic DNA includes:
- the LOC127651894 gene encoding uncharacterized protein LOC127651894 — protein MKIFLIFTFYLISGSVRCFDVTGYSGGSVLVNSWNLWCNYCFKYMVKLDPRTNIINYMKHDEWSKKGRFTLYRDKYGNLMIFINELNRTDAGRYQIGVDGQWFIEMTLNVKQDSCCGVSKRVMVNSGETANFSCEYSQDNKNDEKIIYKEGRNSTEMISSTWDKKERFGISDDRYKIFSVRITDVTPDDGGVYLCGVQIYRHSYSYSNIITTVYLHILNKVGSYRVSGYSGGQIIIKCEHPQYKTYPKYICKESDEGCSDVKSAGVENKWMENGNVSLYDDTRGGVLMVFFRDLNAGDAGTYRCGVNVSQYMVSFTEVTLDVKEDFSTMIILCVCVLLLIKALTLMFNVGQIKRQR, from the exons ATGAAGATCTTCCTCATCTTCACTTTCTACCTCATCTCAG GTTCAGTGAGATGCTTTGATGTGACTGGATATTCTGGAGGAAGTGTTCTTGTTAATTCCTGGAATCTTTGGTGCAATTACTGTTTTAAATACATGGTGAAACTTGACCCAAGGACAAACATAATAAATTATATGAAACATGATGAATGGTCAAAAAAAGGAAGATTCACTCTGTACCGGGACAAATATGGAAACCTCATGATCTTCATCAATGAACTGAATAGAACAGATGCTGGAAGATACCAGATTGGAGTTGATGGCCAATGGTTTATCGAAATGACTTTGAATGTGAAACAAG ATTCATGTTGTGGAGTTTCAAAGAGAGTGATGGTGAATAGTGGAGAAACTGCCAACTTCAGCTGTGAATATTCACAAGACAACAAGAATGATGAAAAGATCATTTATAAAGAAGGAAGGAACTCCACTGAGATGATATCTAGCACATGGGATAAGAAAGAAAGATTCGGTATTTCTGATGACAGATATAAGATCTTCAGTGTGAGAATTACTGATGTGACACCAGATGATGGAGGAGTTTATTTATGTGGAGTTCAGATCTACAGACACTCGTACAGTTACTCCAACATTATTACTACTGTTTATCTACACATTCTGA ATAAAGTGGGTTCATATAGAGTGAGCGGTTACTCAGGAGGTCAGATCATCATCAAGTGTGAACACCCTCAGTACAAAACCTACCCCAAATATATCTGTAAAGAATCAGATGAGGGATGTTCTGATGTTAAGTCTGCAGGAGTTGAGAATAAATGGATGGAAAATGGAAATGTTTCTTTATATGATGACACCAGAGGAGGAGTCTTGATGGTGTTCTTTAGAGATCTGAATGCTGGAGATGCTGGAACATACAGGTGTGGAGTCAATGTGTCTCAGTATATGGTGTCGTTTACTGAAGTAACACTGGATGTTAAAGAGG ATTTCTCTACGATGATcatcctttgtgtgtgtgttctactgCTGATTAAAGCATTAACACTGATGTTTAATGTTGGACAAATCAAGAGACaaagatga